One Solanum lycopersicum chromosome 4, SLM_r2.1 DNA window includes the following coding sequences:
- the LOC101244656 gene encoding uncharacterized protein, with protein MGDKKKAGALFVRLVSTAGTGFFYVKKKTKTLITNQTKLEFRKFDPRVNCHVLFKEEKMK; from the coding sequence ATGGGTGACAAGAAGAAGGCTGGCGCTCTATTCGTGAGACTTGTTTCAACTGCTGGAACTGGATTTTTCtatgtgaagaagaagaccaaaacACTTATAACAAATCAGACGAAGCTTGAATTTAGAAAGTTTGATCCTCGTGTGAATTGTCATGTTCTGTTCAAGGAAGAAAAAATGAAGTGA